Proteins co-encoded in one Bacillus tuaregi genomic window:
- the galU gene encoding UTP--glucose-1-phosphate uridylyltransferase GalU — protein MKKVRKAIIPAAGLGTRFLPATKAMPKEMLPIVDKPTIQYIIEEAVASGIEDIIIVTGKGKRSIEDHFDNAPELEQNLLEKGKKDLLEKVQYSSNLANIHYIRQKEPKGLGHAVWCARNFIGDEPFAVLLGDDIVQSETPCLRQLMNQYDETRSSIIGVQTVEEHETHRYGIVDPLAADDRRYQVRNFVEKPAKGTAPSNLAIMGRYVLTPEIFMFLDKQEKGAGGEIQLTDAIQALNQIQRVFAYDFEGKRYDVGEKFGFVKTTVEFALQNEEIKEELLEYLEQVVKSMTLEKVHA, from the coding sequence TTGAAAAAAGTACGCAAGGCGATTATTCCTGCTGCAGGACTTGGAACCCGTTTTTTACCGGCTACGAAGGCGATGCCGAAGGAAATGCTGCCGATTGTCGATAAGCCGACGATTCAATACATCATTGAAGAAGCAGTGGCTTCAGGGATTGAGGATATTATTATTGTGACAGGAAAAGGGAAGCGTTCGATTGAGGATCATTTTGATAACGCACCTGAGCTGGAGCAGAACTTGTTGGAAAAAGGGAAAAAAGATTTGCTGGAGAAGGTTCAGTATTCCTCTAATCTGGCTAACATTCATTACATCCGTCAGAAGGAACCGAAAGGGTTAGGACATGCTGTTTGGTGTGCGCGTAACTTTATTGGGGACGAGCCATTTGCTGTTCTGTTAGGTGATGACATTGTTCAGAGTGAAACACCTTGCTTAAGGCAGTTAATGAACCAGTATGATGAAACTCGTTCATCGATCATTGGGGTCCAGACGGTAGAAGAGCATGAGACACACCGTTATGGAATTGTGGATCCGTTAGCGGCGGATGACAGACGCTATCAGGTACGGAATTTTGTGGAGAAGCCTGCGAAAGGAACAGCTCCTTCCAATCTGGCAATTATGGGTCGTTATGTGCTGACACCGGAGATTTTTATGTTTTTGGACAAGCAGGAGAAGGGTGCCGGTGGCGAGATTCAGCTGACAGATGCGATTCAGGCTCTAAATCAAATTCAGCGTGTGTTTGCCTATGATTTTGAGGGCAAGCGTTATGATGTGGGGGAGAAGTTTGGTTTTGTGAAGACAACGGTGGAGTTTGCGCTGCAAAATGAAGAAATTAAAGAGGAGCTGCTTGAGTACTTAGAGCAGGTTGTGAAGAGCATGACGTTGGAGAAGGTGCATGCTTAA